The Plasmodium vinckei vinckei genome assembly, chromosome: PVVCY_08 genome contains the following window.
CATTGAGAGAGAGGATTACCCAAACTATAATTGGATAGTTCGATGTTTTTGTCAACTTGCAAATGTCTTTGGCTTCAATTCCTTTTGGAGTACAAAAGATAAACAAGCTTTACATGAACTTAAACtattcaaatatttaatatatgatttaGTTGAAGggaaagaatatataaaagagaGACATTGCCCAAGACTATTATATGCTATGTGTTGTCTAGATTATCgatgttattttttacttccatctattttagaaataatagaaaaaaatattgatagATATAGAATACCGACATTATGTATGATAAgtttttctttatcttACTTAGggttaataaataaagatattCAATTTGGGTCTGAAAATCATTTATCAAGAAATTACAatacaattataaaaattttacaaaatatatatgaacgAAAAAATGAAGCCTTAAATGATACTACTAATTTTTGTTGGGCTTTATTAGGATATGttatagtaataaataatttatatgaatttcCTAAAAATGGTATAAGTTTTTTACCTGAAATTTTGAGAAATGCATGTAACGGTTtaacaaaagaaaatatttcagAATCTGGTTGGgttcaatattttctttatataactTTATATTGTTGTGATGTTGAAAAACCGATAAATGAATCCGAAATAAAACAAAGTattccatattttatacaagAATATCTGCATCTAAAATGGCTAGATAATATACTTATTACATCTCAAAATCAAGGGTCAGAAAAAATGCAATTAGAagtagaaaatattatacaaaaattacaattaaaaaacttttttattaatttatcagTTGGAAGACCAATAGATGAACAacattgtttttttacttcacatttttataaacctttaaatttatgtatCGAATATGATTACTTTCATCCGATAGGATTAAACAGACCATTGGTTAGTGGGATActaacattaaaaaatcggatctttaaaaaatttaatttgaaTGTTgttaatatacataaatgtTATTGGGATCTTTTGAAAGATGAACAAAAAGAACAACagttaattaaaattattgaaaCATTTCAAacaaaacataataaagaaaataattcagaaactgaattatataaagagaaaaaatttGATTCAAATTTACTTCACttaaaacataaaagaGTTAAATTTCATAACTGGCCTCCTGAGCATATCACAATTTAAATGACCATCCtatcatatatttcattacctatatacaaacatacatacatataatatattgtcTACACATTTCTTATTGTTTCATCCTTCTATATGCCACCAAACAccaaaaaatgttattagtaataattggtatttttttactattttattatttctctatttcatcatttttggGTATACTATCCAATTTTAGTTTTTCTTGTTTGGCGtggctattttttttgtacaCTTTTTatctctttatttttttaactaaATTTGTACAATTTATTCATAAtgcaaaattaaaaaaaaaaaaataaccaAATTGACAAATGGTGGAACTAGCCACTGTCTAAATACCATATGtttaattttcaaaattaacAGTCAATGATGGAAAACTTTGTTTTAATCTTCCAGTAATTTCGGTTTTAATATTGTGAGGTATATTTACTTCCTTATCCTcgttttctatatttttaaacatcAGCATAACgctattattaatattttctttgttGTTTATTAGCTCTTTAATTACGACTTCAATTTCTGAGagtaaataattataaataaagtaatgatgataatatgtatatagaaaaatgtGCAATACAAATGTATAAATGTGTATGAATATCAACAACGgggatatattttttcacttttattttcaaggatttcaaaatatttctagctattttttttttttttatgacttACTaagaaaatcaaaatatggCTTGAGATCACTTAAACAATTTagaatattttcttcattaatTTCATCAAAATTTGTAATTATTACATTTGGTTCTTTGTTTCCAGGACCTcgaatatacatttttaaagttttttttataacttgTGATATAGTTACACTATTTGAGCTACATGTGACACAATTTCCTAGCAGGCGTATGTATAAGTCATTACCTTTTATGTCTACTAGCTCAACATCCCCATTATCTATTTGTAGTTTGGGCcttattaaatttagaaCTTTTTCCGTATTTTCTGGATTTAattcataatataattc
Protein-coding sequences here:
- a CDS encoding NifU-like scaffold protein, putative, with translation MKYGLASMKLTLFFYLLYVKNIISLKHTKSNLSFLYNGCDNTNSGVISTHRNKTAIQNKNKQSKLKILSLNEKQDEELYYELNPENTEKVLNLIRPKLQIDNGDVELVDIKGNDLYIRLLGNCVTCSSNSVTISQVIKKTLKMYIRGPGNKEPNVIITNFDEINEENILNCLSDLKPYFDFLKIEVVIKELINNKENINNSVMLMFKNIENEDKEVNIPHNIKTEITGRLKQSFPSLTVNFEN